In Nostoc sp. GT001, a genomic segment contains:
- a CDS encoding RNA 2'-phosphotransferase, with protein MSDSRLVKISKYLSKYLRHTPDAIGIKLAPGGWVAVDELLTACAKNQFPITRQELQVVVEFNEKQRFSFDSTGNLIRANQGHSVKVDLQLEAVVPPDELYHGTGRKSVELILQTGLCKMLRHHVHLSKDIETAQTVGARHGKPVVFAVNTAAMHQAGYIFYCSANGVWLVDRVPPEYLQIILILTK; from the coding sequence ATGAGTGATTCTCGACTTGTCAAAATCAGCAAATATCTCAGCAAATATCTGCGACATACACCGGATGCCATTGGAATTAAACTTGCTCCCGGTGGTTGGGTTGCTGTTGATGAATTACTTACCGCTTGTGCTAAAAATCAGTTTCCGATTACCCGTCAGGAATTACAGGTGGTAGTTGAATTCAACGAGAAACAACGCTTTTCTTTTGATTCTACAGGTAATTTGATTCGTGCGAACCAAGGACATAGTGTAAAAGTCGATTTACAATTAGAAGCTGTTGTTCCTCCAGATGAGCTTTATCACGGCACGGGACGCAAATCTGTAGAGTTAATTCTGCAAACAGGACTTTGCAAAATGTTACGACATCATGTGCATTTATCAAAGGATATAGAAACAGCACAAACTGTTGGTGCTAGGCATGGAAAACCAGTAGTTTTTGCTGTAAATACTGCGGCAATGCATCAAGCAGGTTATATCTTCTATTGTTCTGCTAATGGTGTTTGGTTAGTTGATCGCGTGCCACCTGAGTATCTACAAATAATTTTAATTTTAACAAAATAG
- a CDS encoding ATP-binding protein, with protein sequence MISDEQIQGLSHNASHRKILQELNPTSGMSVPLIVRGRVLGAMTLVSSSGRRYNTKSLMLAEELACRAAVAVDNARLYREAQQSQQAALRAASRTTRLQAITAALSESLTPTQVAEVIVEQSMAALGASSVFVALLTQSGTELELVRTSGEQQEIIDSWRRFSINASAPLAEAVRTKQPIWQEPTETRIARYANLAQEYAQSNYGAWISIPLIIEGRAIGGMSLAFTEIQQFNQDDRAFMLALAQQCAQAMERARLYEAEQTARKAAENANRIKDEFLAVLSHELRSPLNPILGWSKLLQTKKLDEKTIPQALKTIERNAKLQAQLIEDLLDISRILQGKISLNIYPVDLTSVISAAMETVRLSAEAKSIEMHISLEANLGQVLGDSNRLQQIVWNLLSNAIKFTPAGRRVDIRLLSCPNFNSALIQVSDTGKGIDPNFLPYVFEYFRQENSSTTRKFGGLGLGLAIVRHLVELHGGTVQVESGGEDRGATFTVRLPLIQNQLEIKQDSSNSEPSSNLNGVKILVVDDDTDTREFIVFLLEQYGANVTAVTSANEALATLAQSLPDILLSDIGMPEVDGCMFIRQLRTLPPEQGGKIRAIALTAYAGEMNAQQVLKAGFNKHIPKPVEPSELVDAIANLIAE encoded by the coding sequence TTGATTTCTGATGAACAGATCCAAGGGTTAAGCCACAACGCCAGTCACCGAAAAATCTTGCAAGAATTAAATCCGACATCTGGCATGAGTGTACCGCTGATCGTTCGGGGACGGGTGTTGGGAGCGATGACTTTAGTCTCTTCTTCAGGTCGTCGCTACAACACCAAAAGCCTGATGTTAGCTGAGGAGTTGGCTTGTCGTGCTGCCGTAGCCGTTGATAATGCCCGACTCTACAGAGAAGCCCAGCAATCTCAACAGGCGGCTTTACGCGCAGCATCTCGCACTACCCGTCTGCAAGCAATTACCGCTGCCCTTTCTGAATCTTTAACTCCGACACAAGTTGCTGAAGTAATTGTTGAGCAAAGTATGGCAGCATTGGGAGCTAGTTCTGTTTTTGTGGCACTACTGACTCAAAGCGGCACTGAATTAGAACTTGTCCGAACTAGTGGCGAACAACAAGAAATAATAGATTCCTGGCGTCGATTCTCGATTAATGCATCTGCACCACTGGCAGAAGCAGTAAGAACTAAGCAGCCTATTTGGCAAGAGCCAACCGAAACAAGAATTGCTCGTTACGCAAATCTGGCTCAGGAATACGCTCAGTCCAACTACGGCGCTTGGATTTCGATTCCATTAATCATCGAGGGACGAGCTATTGGTGGAATGTCTCTAGCTTTTACCGAAATTCAGCAGTTTAATCAAGACGATCGAGCCTTTATGCTGGCACTGGCACAGCAGTGCGCTCAAGCGATGGAACGTGCCCGTTTATACGAGGCAGAGCAAACCGCCCGGAAAGCAGCAGAAAACGCCAACCGGATTAAAGACGAGTTTCTGGCAGTACTTTCTCATGAATTGCGATCGCCACTCAACCCAATTTTAGGTTGGTCAAAGCTACTCCAAACCAAAAAACTTGATGAAAAGACAATTCCTCAAGCGTTGAAGACTATTGAGCGAAATGCGAAGTTACAGGCTCAACTGATTGAAGATTTACTGGATATCTCCCGGATTTTACAAGGTAAAATCAGCTTGAATATCTACCCAGTCGATCTGACATCTGTGATTTCGGCAGCAATGGAGACAGTGCGGCTATCGGCAGAAGCTAAGTCAATTGAGATGCACATCAGCCTGGAAGCAAATTTGGGACAAGTTTTGGGAGACTCCAACCGATTGCAGCAAATCGTTTGGAACCTGCTTTCAAATGCGATTAAGTTTACACCTGCGGGGAGACGGGTTGATATTCGACTATTATCATGTCCTAATTTCAACTCAGCACTGATTCAAGTCAGCGACACAGGTAAAGGCATCGACCCCAATTTTCTGCCTTACGTGTTTGAATATTTTCGTCAAGAGAACAGCAGCACCACCAGAAAATTTGGTGGATTGGGGTTAGGATTAGCGATCGTTCGTCACTTAGTCGAACTGCATGGCGGGACAGTGCAGGTAGAAAGTGGGGGCGAAGATCGGGGGGCAACTTTTACTGTGAGACTACCATTAATCCAAAATCAATTAGAGATTAAACAAGACAGTAGCAATTCTGAGCCATCCTCAAATTTGAATGGTGTCAAAATTTTAGTAGTGGATGATGATACAGATACGCGAGAATTTATTGTTTTCTTACTGGAGCAGTATGGGGCAAATGTAACAGCAGTCACATCAGCAAATGAAGCCCTAGCTACTTTAGCCCAATCCTTGCCAGATATACTTTTAAGCGATATTGGAATGCCAGAAGTGGATGGATGTATGTTCATCCGACAGTTGAGAACACTGCCACCAGAGCAGGGAGGAAAAATTCGAGCGATCGCACTTACCGCCTATGCTGGAGAAATGAACGCTCAACAGGTACTAAAAGCCGGATTTAACAAGCATATTCCCAAACCAGTAGAGCCAAGTGAGTTAGTAGATGCGATCGCTAACTTAATAGCTGAATAA
- a CDS encoding PAS domain-containing protein, with the protein MTENLKAQEVTDLQQYLSEQQVALRDSEARYRSLAEASASIVWRAAPSGNVVDNIPTWQGFTGQSPEQYKGWGWVEALHPEDRASMVEIWQQAFSTRSVAVAEYRVLRHDGEYRYMNIRGVPILDETGEIREWVGMCVDITERKQAEAKLRDSEACFRLLAENSTDIISRLRVDGIILYVSPACYTVLGYQPEELVGHPSHELVHPDDLVQIAKNYPVNADLPGIYTITHRARHQEGHYIWLEATVRAIRDRQTQEILEMQASSRDITKRKQVEEEQRFLAEASGILAASLDYETTLAGLTRLAVPEIADWCLVDIICDNQLVRRLAAAHANPEKQELVEQLQNYPPDLAQTAGVAKVIRVGQITNYSFDF; encoded by the coding sequence ATGACTGAGAACCTGAAAGCTCAAGAGGTTACTGATTTGCAGCAATATTTGAGCGAACAGCAAGTCGCGCTGCGCGATAGTGAAGCACGCTACCGTTCACTGGCAGAGGCCAGCGCATCCATTGTCTGGAGGGCAGCACCTTCGGGCAATGTTGTTGATAATATTCCAACTTGGCAGGGGTTCACAGGGCAAAGTCCCGAACAATATAAAGGATGGGGTTGGGTTGAGGCACTGCACCCAGAAGATCGTGCCTCAATGGTGGAAATTTGGCAACAGGCGTTTTCTACACGCAGTGTTGCAGTTGCCGAGTATCGTGTTCTACGGCATGACGGCGAATATCGTTATATGAATATACGCGGTGTGCCTATACTCGACGAAACAGGCGAAATCCGCGAATGGGTGGGAATGTGCGTCGATATTACCGAACGCAAGCAGGCTGAAGCCAAACTGCGCGACAGTGAGGCGTGTTTTCGGCTGCTGGCTGAAAATTCAACTGATATTATTTCCCGCCTTAGAGTAGATGGAATTATTCTGTACGTTTCACCAGCTTGCTACACGGTACTGGGATATCAACCAGAGGAATTAGTCGGTCATCCCAGCCATGAATTAGTTCACCCTGACGATTTGGTACAGATTGCGAAAAATTATCCAGTCAATGCTGATTTACCAGGTATTTATACCATTACTCACCGTGCGCGTCACCAAGAGGGACATTATATCTGGTTGGAAGCAACTGTTCGAGCTATCCGCGATCGCCAAACTCAAGAAATTTTAGAGATGCAAGCGTCTTCGCGAGATATTACTAAGCGCAAACAGGTGGAAGAGGAGCAGCGTTTCTTAGCTGAGGCTAGTGGGATTTTGGCCGCATCATTGGACTACGAGACAACCTTAGCAGGTTTGACGCGTTTAGCAGTACCGGAAATCGCTGATTGGTGCTTAGTTGATATTATTTGTGACAATCAATTAGTTCGTCGACTTGCAGCAGCCCATGCCAATCCAGAGAAACAAGAATTGGTGGAACAGTTACAAAATTATCCCCCTGATTTGGCACAAACAGCAGGTGTTGCGAAGGTAATACGAGTCGGGCAAATCACAAATTATTCATTTGATTTCTGA
- a CDS encoding aromatic amino acid transport family protein — translation MVPIKTVLKNSEQVTRLFSHLEFDGKKLNHQPGSVFGSTALIAGTTVGAGILALPAVTLPSGIVPSTSGLIAVWLYALVSGLLVAEVTLNTMRTKGLSSIGFLGVVENILGKLGARIAGGAYLFMHYALLVAYITEGGEILGAAAAKIWGMQILPTWVGTMAFTLLFGGIMYLGREKFIEKLNSAFVGIVIVSFLGLLFLGGRHIQNAQLLFQNWSALGSAISVMSVALFFQNVVPLVVTQLEGDARKIRQSIFIGSVIPLIMFLAWNAVILGSVSPDMLHSTSGSTSVFDPLQILRGGSAGQWLGVLVSIFSEFAIVTSFIGFVYGLLDLFKDIFLPAQWQLSSRLPLYSLVLFPPMTLGTLNPSIFFTALDYTGTFSISVLGGIIPALMSWKQRQEQENSDSTNQPLVPGGKVTLIAIAGVALAMMGRQILSIYTK, via the coding sequence ATGGTTCCCATAAAGACCGTTCTAAAAAATTCAGAGCAAGTCACTCGGTTGTTTTCTCATCTCGAATTTGATGGAAAAAAACTCAATCATCAACCGGGTAGTGTATTTGGAAGTACTGCATTGATTGCAGGAACTACCGTTGGGGCTGGGATTCTCGCTCTACCAGCCGTTACCCTGCCATCGGGTATTGTGCCATCCACATCTGGACTAATTGCTGTTTGGCTCTACGCTTTAGTTTCGGGGTTATTGGTTGCAGAAGTTACCTTAAACACGATGCGAACAAAAGGGCTTTCAAGTATAGGTTTTTTGGGAGTTGTTGAGAATATCCTTGGTAAACTAGGAGCGCGAATTGCTGGCGGTGCATATTTATTCATGCACTATGCTCTGTTGGTGGCATACATCACCGAAGGAGGAGAGATTTTAGGAGCGGCGGCGGCAAAAATCTGGGGTATGCAGATATTGCCTACGTGGGTGGGCACAATGGCTTTCACGCTCTTATTTGGTGGCATTATGTATCTTGGGCGAGAAAAGTTTATTGAGAAATTAAACAGCGCCTTTGTTGGAATTGTCATTGTTTCCTTCTTAGGACTATTATTTCTGGGAGGAAGGCATATTCAGAATGCCCAACTATTATTTCAAAACTGGAGTGCCCTTGGTAGTGCCATTTCAGTGATGTCTGTGGCGCTGTTTTTCCAAAACGTTGTGCCATTGGTTGTGACGCAACTCGAAGGGGATGCCCGCAAAATTCGTCAGTCTATCTTTATTGGTTCTGTGATTCCTCTAATTATGTTCTTGGCGTGGAATGCCGTAATTTTAGGAAGCGTCAGTCCCGATATGCTACATAGCACATCTGGCAGTACAAGTGTTTTTGATCCACTACAAATTCTCCGAGGAGGTAGTGCGGGGCAATGGTTAGGAGTGCTAGTATCTATTTTTTCAGAGTTTGCGATCGTCACATCATTTATTGGATTTGTGTACGGATTGCTGGATTTATTCAAAGATATTTTCCTACCTGCACAGTGGCAACTTTCTAGCCGCTTACCCCTCTATTCCCTGGTTCTTTTCCCGCCAATGACTCTCGGAACGCTTAACCCCAGCATCTTTTTTACTGCCCTAGATTACACTGGAACATTTAGTATTTCAGTTTTAGGTGGAATTATTCCGGCGTTAATGAGTTGGAAGCAACGTCAAGAACAAGAAAACTCAGATAGCACAAATCAACCACTCGTTCCTGGCGGCAAGGTTACACTCATTGCGATTGCTGGAGTGGCATTAGCCATGATGGGAAGGCAAATTCTGTCAATTTACACAAAATAA
- a CDS encoding CHASE2 domain-containing serine/threonine-protein kinase, with translation MISGLLEKLRVPFVKVQDSRETSKSKSWLQIIFVTSVGVTAFIWGVRELRWLQPWELRVYDQMLRSRPSEAPDRRIVLVKITDKDIKREKWPLSDRRINQLLKKIESYQPRIVGLYLFRPEDNNLAANLQNQDNIVTTCFFSSLDRDEIPPPPNVPIDNVGFSDVVADNENDQILRRTLLFANSTDKKCTTSFAFGALIAINYLEKQGIEYDFTKKGDFILGKTLFGRLQPNSGGYQHLDAQGYQILLNYRHPNSLADQVTLTDVLSGQVNPSLFKDRLVIIGTTATNIPPGGFYTPYSALPDQPARMPALFIHAQIASQLISTVLDGRPLIWYWPNWVELIWVWGWSLLGGVLVWRWQNPLLLLVVETITLFSLVVICVALFLQAGWVPLIPPALALVISSICVITYTSYQNQRQTQVIILQVEKQQEAIAQLNVLLEDKTAIPDSSVDFPPPVDSLEIKSGDLLLSGRYRISQTLGAGGFGRTYLAQDTQRPGNPTCVVKKLMPARQDARFLQVARRLFHSEAEILETLGKHHQIPELLAYFEDNHEFYLIQQYIEGHTLSEELPPVQNVQNESFVMEMLKQVLEVLEFVHQHRVIHRDLKPTNIIRCAQNNRLVLIDFGAVKLMQPPSSEQTELATVAIGTRGYAPPEQFAGHPRLCSDIYALGMIAIQAITGIPPQELYPHPETGNVMWRQTVQVSEELAAILDKMVCYHFSDRYQSATAVLQDLKRM, from the coding sequence GTGATTAGTGGACTATTAGAAAAACTCCGTGTACCTTTTGTCAAAGTTCAGGATTCCCGTGAAACTTCTAAGAGCAAAAGCTGGCTGCAAATTATTTTTGTTACCAGTGTAGGAGTGACCGCCTTTATCTGGGGAGTTCGGGAACTTAGATGGTTACAGCCTTGGGAGTTAAGAGTTTATGACCAGATGTTGCGATCGCGTCCATCAGAAGCACCCGATCGGCGGATTGTGCTAGTTAAAATTACTGATAAAGATATCAAACGTGAGAAATGGCCTCTATCAGATCGGAGAATCAATCAGCTATTAAAGAAAATAGAGTCTTATCAACCGCGAATTGTTGGTTTATATCTTTTCCGACCAGAAGACAATAATTTGGCGGCTAATCTCCAAAATCAAGATAACATTGTCACTACGTGTTTTTTCAGCAGCTTGGATAGAGATGAAATTCCCCCGCCGCCGAATGTCCCTATAGATAATGTTGGGTTTAGCGATGTGGTTGCTGATAATGAAAACGACCAAATTCTCCGCCGTACTTTATTATTTGCTAACTCTACAGACAAGAAATGTACAACATCATTTGCATTTGGTGCATTAATTGCAATTAATTATCTAGAAAAACAAGGTATTGAATACGATTTCACTAAAAAAGGAGATTTTATATTAGGTAAAACCTTATTTGGGCGTTTACAACCTAATTCTGGTGGCTACCAACATTTGGATGCACAAGGCTATCAAATATTATTAAATTACCGTCACCCCAACAGCCTCGCCGACCAAGTAACCCTTACAGATGTTCTTAGTGGGCAAGTCAACCCCAGTTTATTCAAAGACCGTCTAGTAATTATTGGCACTACAGCGACTAATATCCCTCCAGGTGGCTTTTATACGCCCTACAGCGCTTTGCCAGATCAACCAGCCAGAATGCCTGCTCTATTTATTCATGCACAGATAGCAAGTCAACTCATCAGTACAGTGTTAGATGGGCGACCCTTGATTTGGTATTGGCCAAACTGGGTAGAACTTATTTGGGTGTGGGGGTGGTCGCTATTAGGTGGTGTTTTAGTATGGCGGTGGCAAAATCCGCTGCTTTTGCTAGTGGTGGAAACGATAACTCTATTTAGCTTAGTAGTAATCTGCGTTGCTTTGTTTTTGCAAGCTGGATGGGTGCCGTTAATCCCTCCTGCTCTTGCTTTGGTGATTAGTAGTATTTGTGTGATTACTTATACTAGCTACCAAAATCAGCGGCAAACTCAGGTGATTATTCTGCAAGTTGAAAAACAACAAGAAGCGATCGCCCAATTAAATGTACTCTTAGAAGATAAAACAGCAATTCCCGACTCGTCTGTTGACTTTCCTCCCCCAGTTGATTCGCTAGAAATAAAATCAGGTGATTTGCTTTTGAGTGGACGCTACAGAATCTCTCAAACTCTCGGTGCAGGTGGATTTGGTCGGACTTATTTAGCACAGGATACTCAACGACCGGGTAATCCTACTTGTGTAGTTAAAAAGTTAATGCCAGCCCGTCAAGATGCACGATTTTTGCAAGTCGCTCGCAGATTATTTCATAGTGAAGCTGAAATTTTAGAAACTTTGGGTAAACATCATCAGATTCCTGAACTACTTGCTTATTTTGAAGATAACCACGAATTTTATTTAATTCAACAATATATTGAGGGACATACCCTAAGCGAAGAATTACCACCCGTACAAAATGTCCAAAACGAATCATTTGTGATGGAAATGCTCAAACAAGTTTTAGAAGTTCTAGAATTTGTTCATCAGCATCGAGTGATTCATCGCGATCTCAAACCGACTAATATTATTAGATGCGCTCAGAATAATCGCTTGGTATTGATTGACTTTGGTGCTGTCAAATTGATGCAACCGCCGAGTAGCGAGCAAACAGAATTAGCCACAGTAGCCATCGGGACGCGGGGTTATGCACCTCCAGAACAATTTGCCGGTCATCCCCGTTTATGCAGTGACATTTATGCTTTAGGAATGATTGCTATTCAAGCCATAACTGGGATACCACCGCAAGAACTCTACCCACATCCAGAAACGGGGAATGTGATGTGGCGACAAACAGTGCAAGTTAGCGAAGAATTAGCGGCAATTTTAGATAAAATGGTTTGCTATCATTTTAGCGATCGCTATCAATCAGCCACCGCAGTTTTACAAGATTTGAAACGAATGTAG
- a CDS encoding RNA polymerase sigma factor, RpoD/SigA family, whose amino-acid sequence MPTVNTQTENLNTKFTADMVRTYLREIGRVPLLTREQEIVFGKQVQQMMTLIDAKEALAKKLQREPDISEWADHVQQSETDVQQTVAQGKRAKQKMIEANLRLVVAIAKKYQKRNMEFLDLIQEGTLGLERGVEKFDPMRGYKFSTYAYWWIRQAITRAIAQQGRTIRLPIHITEKLNKIKKVQRELAQSLGRSPTPAEIAKALELEPAQIREYLNMARQPVSLDVRVGENQDTELQEMLEDDGPSPEYYTNQEFLRQDLNNLLAELTPQQREVVALRFGLEDGNEMSLAKVGERLNLSRERVRQLEHQALAHLRRRRANVKEYVAS is encoded by the coding sequence ATGCCTACTGTCAATACCCAAACCGAAAATCTCAACACCAAATTCACGGCTGATATGGTGCGAACCTATCTGCGAGAAATTGGTCGTGTACCACTGCTAACCCGCGAACAAGAAATTGTCTTTGGGAAGCAAGTGCAACAAATGATGACGCTGATCGACGCCAAGGAAGCTTTGGCGAAGAAGTTGCAACGCGAACCGGATATTTCAGAGTGGGCCGATCACGTTCAACAATCGGAAACCGATGTGCAACAAACAGTAGCACAAGGTAAGCGCGCAAAGCAAAAAATGATCGAAGCGAATTTACGCTTGGTTGTTGCTATTGCTAAAAAATATCAAAAGCGAAATATGGAGTTTCTGGATTTAATCCAGGAAGGAACACTGGGATTAGAGCGGGGTGTGGAGAAATTTGACCCGATGAGGGGTTATAAGTTCTCGACTTATGCTTACTGGTGGATTCGCCAAGCAATTACTCGTGCGATCGCTCAACAAGGACGTACCATCCGCTTACCGATTCACATTACCGAGAAGCTGAACAAAATCAAAAAAGTACAGCGCGAGTTGGCTCAAAGTTTGGGGCGATCGCCGACTCCAGCCGAAATTGCCAAAGCACTAGAACTAGAACCTGCCCAGATTCGCGAGTACTTGAATATGGCTCGTCAACCAGTTTCTTTGGATGTGCGGGTTGGGGAGAACCAAGATACTGAGTTGCAAGAAATGCTCGAAGATGATGGCCCATCACCAGAGTATTACACCAACCAGGAATTCTTACGCCAAGACTTGAACAATCTGCTAGCAGAACTAACCCCGCAACAGCGAGAAGTTGTAGCCCTACGCTTTGGTTTAGAAGATGGTAATGAAATGTCATTGGCGAAAGTCGGTGAGAGATTGAATCTCAGCCGCGAACGTGTCCGCCAGTTAGAGCATCAAGCTTTGGCTCATCTGCGTCGCCGTCGTGCCAATGTCAAAGAATACGTTGCTAGTTAA